In Juglans regia cultivar Chandler chromosome 13, Walnut 2.0, whole genome shotgun sequence, the following proteins share a genomic window:
- the LOC109008112 gene encoding heavy metal-associated isoprenylated plant protein 22-like, with product MGALDFLSDYFTISTRRKKRKVVQTVDIKVKMDCDGCVRRVKNTVSNLKGVKTVNVDRKQSRVTVTGYAEPNKVLNKVKSTGKKAEFWPYVPYNLVAYPYVAQAYDKKAPSGFVKNVVQALPSPNATDEKLTSLFSDENPNAYCSIM from the exons ATGGGTGCTCTCGACTTTCTCTCAGATTATTTCACCATTTCCACCCGAAGAAAGAAACGCAAAGTAGTGCAG ACTGTTGATATCAAGGTGAAAATGGACTGTGATGGCTGTGTAAGGAGAGTTAAAAATACTGTTTCCAACCTGAAAG GCGTAAAAACTGTGAATGTCGACCGGAAGCAAAGCCGGGTAACTGTAACTGGATATGCGGAGCCAAACAAGGTCTTAAACAAGGTGAAGAGCACCGGAAAGAAAGCTGAGTTTTGGCCATACGTTCCATACAACTTGGTGGCTTACCCCTACGTGGCTCAGGCCTATGACAAGAAGGCACCGTCTGGTTTCGTGAAAAACGTAGTCCAAGCCCTCCCTAGCCCAAATGCAACAGACGAGAAGCTCACTTCCCTCTTCAGTGATGAAAATCCAAATGCATATTGTTCGATCATGTAA